The Longimicrobiaceae bacterium genome includes the window GGAGGGGGTGGCAGGGAGGTGGCGGGGTGGTCGGAGGAAACGCCTTGTGTCCGAGCGCAGCGAGTTTGGCGTTTCCGGAGACCATCCCGCCTCCGACCGCCCGAGCGACACAGCCACCGTCAAGGCAGTTCAGCCGGCCGTGATGTTGAAACCGGCGTCCACGTACATGACCTCGCCGGTCATCCCGGTGGAGAGGTCCGAGGCGAGGAAGAGCGCGGCGTTGCCGACCTCGTCCACCTCGATGGCGCGCTTCATGGGCGCCCGCTCGGCGGTGATCTTGAGCAGGTCCCGGAAGTGCGCCACGCCGCGCGCGGCCAGGGTGTTCACCGCGCCCGCGGATACCGCGTTGATGCGGATCCCCTTCGCGCCGAGGTCCACGGCCAGGTAGCGCACGCTCGCCTCCAGCGACGCCTTGGCGACGCCCATGACGTTGTAGCCGGGGACCGCCTTCTCCGAGCCGTAGTACGTCATGGTGACGACGCTTCCCCCGGCTTCCATCATGGGCTCGGCGGCACGCACCAGCCCCACCAGCGAGTAGGCGCTGATCTCGTGCGCGGCAAGGAAGTCCTCGCGCTTCGTCTGGATGAACGGGTTCGCCATCGCGTCCTTCGGCGCGAAGGCCACCGAGTGGAGGAGGAAGTCCAGGCGCCCCCACTTCTCCTTCAGCTCGCTGAAGAGCCGGTCGATCTGCGCGTCCTCGCGGACGTCCAGGTCGTACAGCGGCACCTCGCCGAGCGACGAGGTGGTCTTCACCACCCGGTCGCGCATGGTCTCCCCCTGGTAGGTGAAGGCCAGCTCCATCCCGGCGCCGTGCAGAGCCTTCGCGCAGGCCCAGGCGATGGAGTTCTGGTTCGCGACGCCCACGATGACGCCGCGTTTGCCCGCGAGGAGACCGGAGAGGGCGCTGGCTTCGGACATGGCTCTGTATGGTTGAGGTCGGAGGATGGTCGGTTCGGTGGCGCCGCGCCCTCA containing:
- a CDS encoding enoyl-ACP reductase, whose protein sequence is MSEASALSGLLAGKRGVIVGVANQNSIAWACAKALHGAGMELAFTYQGETMRDRVVKTTSSLGEVPLYDLDVREDAQIDRLFSELKEKWGRLDFLLHSVAFAPKDAMANPFIQTKREDFLAAHEISAYSLVGLVRAAEPMMEAGGSVVTMTYYGSEKAVPGYNVMGVAKASLEASVRYLAVDLGAKGIRINAVSAGAVNTLAARGVAHFRDLLKITAERAPMKRAIEVDEVGNAALFLASDLSTGMTGEVMYVDAGFNITAG